Proteins from one Telopea speciosissima isolate NSW1024214 ecotype Mountain lineage chromosome 1, Tspe_v1, whole genome shotgun sequence genomic window:
- the LOC122667708 gene encoding basic leucine zipper and W2 domain-containing protein 2-like: MSSKERPTLGGTRIKTRKRNIAAPLDPAAFADAVVQIYLDNVGDLELVAKSIESADLNFSRYGDTFFEVVFTGGRTQPGTTKPDEGERHTYSVIDCEPKREAILPSVLYIQKILRRRPFLIKNLENVMRKFLQSLELFEENERKKLAIFTALTFSQKLSGLPPESVLQPLLKDNLVAKGLVLSFITDFFKEYLVDNNLDDLISLLKRGKMEDNLLDFFPSSKRSSEGFSEHFTKAGLLNLVQYNEKKMFEVKLKEMKSALTNQVAEETDISEVIDTVKQRLKDANLPDIEVVRLLWDVIMDAIQWSGKNQQQNVNAALRQVKTWAELLNTFCTNGKLELELMYKVQIQCYEDAKLMKLFPEIVRSLYDQDVLAEDTILLWFRKGTNPKGRQTFVKALESFVNWLEEAEEEE; the protein is encoded by the exons ATGAG CTCGAAGGAGAGACCCACTCTCGG TGGCACGCGGATTAAGACCCGCAAACGGAATATAGCAGCACCTCTGGACCCTGCAGCATTTGCAGATGCAGTGGTCCAGATATATCTGGATAATGTTGGTGATCTG GAACTTGTTGCTAAGAGCATTGAATCTGCGGACCTGAACTTCTCTAGATATGGTGACACTTTTTTCGAG GTTGTCTTTACGGGGGGGCGCACTCAACCTGGTACAACAAAGCCTGATGAGGGAGAGCGCCACACTTATTCTGTTATAGATTGTGAACCAAAACGTGAAGCTATTTTGCCATCTGTTCTCTACATACAGAAGATTCTGCGCCGCAGGCCTTTCCTAATAAAGAATCTCGAAAATGTTATGAGAAAATTCCTGCAGTCGTTGGAGCTTTTTGAGGAGAATGAAAGGAAGAAGCTTGCAATTTTTACAGCCCTTACATTCTCCCAGAAGCTATCTGGGCTTCCGCCGGAGTCTGTATTACAGCCACTGCTCAAGGATAATCTTGTTGCCAAGGGGCTAGTTCTTTCATTCATCACTGACTTCTTCAAGGAATATCTGGTTGATAATAACCTTGATGATCTGATTTCACTTTTGAAGCGTGGGAAGATGGAGGACAATCTCCTTGACTTCTTCCCATCATCCAAGCGCTCTTCCGAAGGCTTTTCTGAGCATTTCAC CAAGGCAGGATTGCTAAATTTGGTTCAATACAATGAGAAGAAGATGTTTGAGGTTAAACTCAAGGAGATGAAGTCTGCACTGACAAATCAGGTAGCTGAGGAGACTGATATATCTGAAGTCATAGATACTGTGAAGCAACGTCTTAAGGACGCTAATTTGCCTGACATTGAAGTTGTACGCCTTTTGTGGGATGTTATAATGGATGCTATTCAGTGGTCTGGGAAAAACCAGCAGCAGAATGTTAATGCAGCTCTCCGGCAG GTGAAAACATGGGCAGAACTTTTAAATACTTTCTGTACCAATGGGAAGCTGGAGCTTGAACTCATGTACAAAGTTCAGATCCAATGCTATGAGGATGCAAAATTAATGAAGTTATTCCCTGAAATTGTGAGGTCTCTCTATGATCAGGATGTGCTTGCAGAAGATACCATTCTCCTCTGGTTCCGCAAAGGAACAAACCCAAAGGGCAG GCAAACTTTTGTGAAGGCGTTGGAGTCATTTGTGAATTGGCTAGAAgaggctgaagaagaagaatga